The Halomonas sp. 7T genome contains a region encoding:
- a CDS encoding YqgE/AlgH family protein, translating to MQSLKHHFLMAMPHLEDPNFAGSLIYLCDHDNNGCMGVIANRPLEITLDALFEQLSLGGDDSPHRNAPVYYGGPMHKDRGFILHVGDSQEWDSSVQVEDNIALTTSMDILQALADGTGPEHFLVCLGCAGWDVGQLEEELKENAWLTVEGEGSVLFDTPPAERLTAAAGILGVDLNLMTRDAGHA from the coding sequence ATGCAAAGTTTAAAACATCACTTTTTAATGGCTATGCCGCACTTAGAAGACCCTAATTTTGCCGGCAGCCTGATCTACCTTTGTGACCATGATAATAACGGCTGCATGGGCGTTATCGCTAACCGACCTCTGGAAATCACGTTAGACGCCCTGTTCGAGCAGCTCTCGCTTGGCGGCGATGACAGCCCGCACCGTAATGCGCCGGTTTATTATGGTGGCCCCATGCACAAAGATCGTGGCTTCATTTTGCATGTGGGTGACAGCCAAGAGTGGGATTCCAGTGTCCAAGTGGAAGATAACATTGCGCTGACAACGTCCATGGATATTCTGCAGGCACTTGCCGATGGCACGGGGCCTGAGCATTTTCTGGTCTGCTTAGGCTGTGCGGGCTGGGATGTTGGGCAGTTGGAGGAGGAGCTAAAAGAGAACGCGTGGCTGACCGTTGAAGGCGAGGGAAGCGTGCTGTTTGATACGCCCCCAGCCGAGCGTTTAACTGCCGCCGCTGGAATTTTGGGCGTTGACCTAAATCTGATGACCCGTGATGCAGGGCATGCGTGA
- the gshB gene encoding glutathione synthase has protein sequence MSQATLHLGVVMDPISDIAYKKDTTMAMLWAAQERGYTLHYMEQDDLFLNAGHAYARMRPLTVHRDPNHWYDLGEAASRPLAELDVILMRKDPPVDAEFTNAVHLLGFAEREGVLVVNPTAALLQCNEKLFAQQFPHCCAPTIVASRDDVLRAFHAEHGDVIFKPLDGMGGTGIFHIGPDGRNIGAVIEQLTLRGQRQIMAQRYLPEIKDGDTRILLVDGEPVPYGLARIPSAGETRGNLAAGGRGVSRELTERDHWLIQQVQPMIREKGLMFVGLDVIGDYITEINVTSPTCVREIDDQRGTDIAGMLLGAIERRLA, from the coding sequence ATGAGCCAAGCAACGTTGCATCTCGGTGTGGTGATGGATCCCATCAGCGACATCGCTTACAAGAAAGATACCACTATGGCGATGCTGTGGGCGGCTCAAGAGCGCGGCTACACACTGCATTATATGGAGCAGGACGATCTTTTCTTGAACGCGGGGCACGCCTATGCGCGTATGCGCCCGCTGACGGTGCACCGTGACCCCAACCACTGGTACGATTTGGGGGAAGCGGCTTCACGTCCGCTGGCCGAGTTAGACGTGATCCTCATGCGTAAAGACCCGCCGGTAGATGCCGAGTTTACCAATGCGGTACATCTATTGGGTTTTGCCGAGCGTGAAGGTGTACTCGTGGTTAACCCTACCGCCGCGCTTTTGCAGTGCAACGAAAAGCTTTTTGCTCAGCAGTTTCCCCACTGCTGTGCCCCCACGATAGTCGCCAGCCGCGATGACGTATTGCGCGCTTTCCACGCTGAGCACGGCGATGTGATCTTTAAACCGCTGGATGGTATGGGCGGCACCGGTATTTTTCACATTGGCCCCGATGGCCGTAACATCGGTGCAGTGATTGAGCAACTGACGCTTCGTGGCCAGCGCCAAATTATGGCTCAGCGTTATTTGCCGGAAATCAAAGACGGCGACACCCGAATTCTCTTGGTAGATGGTGAGCCGGTGCCCTATGGGTTGGCACGCATTCCATCCGCAGGAGAAACGCGAGGCAATCTTGCCGCCGGTGGGCGTGGCGTTAGCCGCGAGCTAACCGAGCGTGATCACTGGCTGATTCAGCAGGTTCAGCCCATGATTCGTGAAAAAGGGTTGATGTTTGTTGGTTTAGACGTGATTGGCGATTACATCACCGAAATTAACGTCACCAGCCCGACCTGCGTGCGTGAAATCGATGATCAGCGTGGTACCGATATTGCTGGCATGCTGCTGGGCGCGATTGAGCGTCGGCTGGCCTAA
- a CDS encoding S1 RNA-binding domain-containing protein, giving the protein MARESHSSPRSASDTSAQIGDVAYLTVTAVNNTGAFLQWGQPKDVLLPYSEQRFRPDPGKRVLVMLYSDDQGRPVATMKLDRFLTDDAWALDKGDEVSVVVADRTDLGMKVVVNHRYWGLIYQDDITQPLRRGQSLKGYVKQRREDGRVDISLLPPGAARLDVVGDKVLKALRESGGYLPLGDKSSAHDIKTRLGVSKSAFKQAIGRLYKQQLITLEPGAIRLMPGALSDEQAE; this is encoded by the coding sequence ATGGCACGTGAGTCACACTCATCTCCCCGCTCCGCAAGCGATACATCCGCCCAAATAGGGGATGTGGCGTACTTAACCGTGACAGCGGTGAATAACACGGGTGCCTTTCTGCAGTGGGGACAGCCTAAAGATGTGCTGCTGCCCTACAGCGAGCAGCGTTTTCGCCCCGACCCCGGTAAGCGGGTTCTCGTTATGCTGTATAGCGATGATCAGGGGCGTCCGGTGGCGACCATGAAATTGGATCGTTTTTTGACCGACGATGCTTGGGCATTGGATAAAGGGGATGAGGTCTCTGTAGTAGTTGCCGACCGCACTGATCTGGGTATGAAAGTGGTGGTCAATCACCGTTACTGGGGGTTGATTTATCAAGATGATATTACTCAGCCGCTTCGCCGCGGGCAGTCGCTCAAGGGCTATGTAAAGCAGCGCCGTGAAGATGGCCGAGTCGATATTTCGCTGCTGCCGCCAGGCGCGGCTCGCCTAGATGTGGTGGGCGATAAGGTGCTAAAGGCCCTGCGCGAAAGTGGTGGTTACCTTCCATTAGGCGATAAAAGCTCGGCGCATGATATTAAAACGCGGCTTGGTGTCAGTAAGAGTGCGTTTAAACAGGCGATTGGGCGTCTTTATAAGCAGCAGTTAATTACCTTAGAGCCTGGTGCTATTCGCCTGATGCCCGGCGCGCTCTCCGATGAGCAAGCTGAGTAG
- a CDS encoding 16S rRNA (uracil(1498)-N(3))-methyltransferase: MPETLLAADWVALHGKMPRLYVPSELAVGATLTLPEGPARHVTRVLRMGEGAPLMLFDGQGREAGVRLADVSRKHTTVRIEALWQGSGESPLAVHLGQAISKGDRMDYAIQKAVELGVAAITPLYTERGDVRLKGDREEKKLAHWQAVAASACEQCGRAVVPPVYPPIALDEWLVERQEPLRLMLHLATGNAFNQQPRPDAVALLIGPEGGLSETDVSAAVASGFTPLTLGPRVLRTETAPVVALTLLQHHFGDL, from the coding sequence CCGGAAACGTTGCTCGCCGCTGATTGGGTTGCCTTGCACGGTAAAATGCCGCGTCTCTATGTGCCTTCTGAGTTGGCAGTAGGCGCAACCTTAACGCTTCCGGAAGGCCCTGCGCGACACGTTACGCGGGTGCTGCGGATGGGCGAAGGCGCGCCACTGATGCTGTTTGACGGTCAGGGGCGAGAGGCGGGCGTGCGCTTAGCTGACGTGAGTCGCAAACACACGACGGTGCGTATTGAGGCGCTCTGGCAAGGCAGCGGCGAGTCGCCACTGGCCGTGCATCTTGGTCAAGCGATTTCCAAAGGCGACCGAATGGACTACGCCATTCAAAAAGCCGTGGAGTTAGGCGTTGCCGCGATTACCCCGCTCTATACCGAGCGGGGTGATGTACGCCTCAAAGGTGACCGGGAAGAGAAAAAGCTGGCGCATTGGCAGGCAGTCGCTGCCAGTGCCTGCGAGCAGTGCGGGCGTGCGGTAGTTCCCCCGGTTTATCCACCTATCGCGCTTGATGAGTGGCTCGTCGAGCGCCAAGAGCCGCTGCGCTTAATGCTGCATTTGGCAACAGGCAACGCCTTTAACCAACAGCCTCGCCCTGATGCGGTGGCGCTGTTGATTGGCCCCGAAGGTGGCTTGAGTGAGACGGATGTGAGTGCCGCTGTTGCCAGTGGTTTTACGCCGCTAACGTTAGGGCCTAGGGTGCTGCGCACTGAAACCGCCCCGGTAGTGGCGTTAACGTTACTGCAGCACCACTTCGGCGATTTGTAA